In Chryseobacterium oryzae, the genomic stretch CGAAAATCATGTTGCAGAAGGTTTAGACAAAGATTTCGCCTATCTTTATGTAGATGTTGGCGGTGGTTCTACCGAGCTTACCTTCTATGAAAACAATAAAATGATCTACGAAAAATCTTTCAATATAGGAACCATAAGATTGCTGAACAATTTAGTTACAGAAAACAATTGGAAAGAAATGAAAGAGGAGATTAAGAAAAATATTGTAAGTAAAAAACCGATTGTAGCGATTGGATCCGGCGGAAACATCAACAAAGTTTTCTCTATGAGTAAAACAAAAGACGGAAAACCCATTTCTTCGGCGCATCTTAAAAAGGTTTACAAAGAATTTAATGATCTTACCGTTGAAGAAAGAATGACGAAATACGGCTTTAGACAAGACAGAGCCGATGTTTTGGTTCCTGCACTGAAAATCTATAACAACATTATGAACTGGTCTGAAATTACCAAAATTTTTGTTCCTAAAATCTCTGTTGCAGATGGATTAATTCATCATATTTACAACCAGGTAAAAGCAACTAAATAATTCTTTTAATCGAGAAGTATTCTATCATTAATTAACAAAAAATTAAAATACTACAAAGTATAACTTAATAATTCAAAATTATAAAAAATCCGTTTTTCATTACTGAAAAACGGATTTTTACTGACTAAAATTTCAAGCTATTTCATTGATGAATCAACTTTTTGGGCTTCTTTTAAATGTTTTTCCAAAGTAGGAACTGTATTGGATGCGAAAGTCTTTAAAGAAGTATCTTTTCCTTCTGAAGACTGTTTTTTAAATGCATCAATATCCTTTTTATGATCGGAAACCATCATTTTGGCATAAGCTTTATCAAATTCTGCTCCCTTTTTCATTTTTAATTCATCGAACATTGCCTGCTGTTCGGTAGTCATTGCTGCAGGAAGGCTATAATTGTTTGCCGAAGCCCATTTCTTCAGCTCTTCTCCAGCCATTGTATGATCTTTTACAATCATAGCAGCCAAAGATTTCACAGCGGCACTCGAAGCATTGGTTTCCGCAAGTTTTCCGGTCATTACTTCCATCATACTTCCTGTTGATGCTGCATCTGCAAACATTTTGTCCTGAGAACTGAGCATTGTATTGTCTGTTCCCATATTGTCCGCAGTGGTTGCAGAATCGTTAAGAGTTGTAGGAGAATCTGATGTAGACATCGTTAAAGAATCTGAATTACTGCCGGCAATAGTAGTTTCTTTTTTGTTGCACGACACGATTGTAGCTACAGCTAACACTGTAAGAATTGAATTTTTCATAATGTTTGATTTGGTTTGTATATTTTGAATATGTCTTTTCAGTAACAATTACACTGCCAATTTATATTTTTTGAATAAATAAATAATTATAATTTTAAAATTCTTATCAATAAATCAATTTAATTAAATAAAGCAAATAATAATACAACTAAAATCTAAGTTTCGACAATTTTGTAGAATTACTTTTTTATCCATCACTCTTTTGGTCTTATTATTGAAACACTATTTATCATATTTCTAAAGTTTGGATAATTAAATATTCTTTTCACCACCAACAGTGGTTATTCAGATAGAGACAAAAATTTAAATAAAATTCACTAAAATAAAAGATATGTTAAAAAAATTAATCGCAGGATTAGGTGGAGCTATTGCCCTCAATTTACTGCACGAAACGATCAGAAAAAACTTTAATGATGTTCCGCACATTAATGAACTTGGAGAAGAAGCCCTCCAAAAAGTTGCCGAAGCAAATGATATTCAACTTTCGGATCCCGACACCATCTATGCCGCCACTTTGACAGGAGATATTGTAAGCAATGCAATGTATTATGCCGGTACTGCGACCAACCACGAATTTATAAGCGGTGTTGCAGCGGGTGTTGGAGCTATTTTACTTCCTGAAAAGTTAGGATTAGACAGCACTCCGGTAGCAGAAAATACCAAGAAAAAAATTATGACTATTGGATATTACACTTTCGGAGCGATTGTTACAAAACTGATTTACAATAAAATAAAATAATAAAAACTAAAATTTCACCAGTCCGTCTGTAAGACACTTCCATTGAATTTTAGAAAAACCAATCATCCCACCAATAGCGATGATGAGGTTTCTAACAGAATCTATAATACCCGATTTAAAATTCGGGTATTCATTCCTACCATGAATAGACGCTTTCAAAATATTTTTCTTTTTAGAAACAATAAAAGTGGATGTTGCACAATGAGAATAAAAATGGGCAATTTTCCCTCTTTTTTTACCGCCAGGATCGGGTGATGGCCTGCATTGCATCATTATAGCATTTTCTTCTTTATCAATCATGGTAATCTTTACCCAATCGAAACTTCTTCCCTCTTTTCCTCCCGGACCGGTAACATCTATTCTGATATAATCACCAATCTCCGGAAAACGCTCTATTTTATTTCCAAAAGAATCGAAAAGTTGAAAATCTGTAGTGCTTTCAGGGCAATATTTTCGCCAATTATTAATACTTAAAAGCCGTTGCTTTAAAATATTAAACTGAAAATCTGTATCTTCCAAATGATGAATTTCTTTAAGACTCTCCGTATCGTGAAAACTTCCTTTAAAATGTTTAGGAACTCCCGCAATATTTTTAGGCTTCATAATGATCAGTTTTTTTTATTAGCAAATACAATCTGAAATGATTCAATATTTAATAGAAAACCTAATTTCATTCATATTTTGTTAGAATTATTTATCGAGACAAAAACAGCCATACCGCAATAAGTATGGCTAAAGAAATTGGTAATTTTAATCTTCTTGTTCAGCTTCAAAATTAATGTGTGTTTCTGCAATTTCGGTAAGATTATAATCTGTATCTTCTTCTTCCTGAAGAGTTTTATCTAAAAGATCTGCAGCTTTATCGTGCCCCATCGTAATAGCCAACTGAACCAAACCACCATAAGTGGCAATTTCGTAATGCTCTACTTTCTGCGCTGCAATAATAAGAGCAACATCTCTTGTCATACTGCCGGTTTCAGTAGATTTTATAACCTCCTCCCCTTCTTTAATGATCCCTTCAATTGCATCACATTTTTTCTTTTCCGGCTTTTCATCAATTAACCTGAATACTTTTTCTAACCTGCTTAGGTGTTTTTTTGTTTGTAATTGATGATCTTCAAATGCATCCTTAAGTTCTTCAGTAGTTGCTGCTTCCTGCATTTTGTCCAAAGCGGAAACAATAGCATCTTCTGCATAATAAATATCTTTAAGAGCATCCACGAAGAATTTATGAAGTGGAGCATTTTTCATCTCTTCTTTCTTAACTGTTGCATTATCTACTTTCATTGTAGAATTTTCTGAAGTTTTCTGGGTAGAATCTGATGCTGAAGAATTTTGATCTGATGTATTACTTGTTTTTGTAGCCATTGTATATAATATTTAAGATGATTGTTTAAAAAGCTGTCTCTTTCTCCACAAAAGAGACAGCCTGAATATAGAATTATGAATTTCTTCTTCCCCCAAAACCTGATCTTCCAGATCTTGAATTGGAGCCGGAATTACTTCCTCCTCCATGAGAAGCCTGTCCTCCCATACGTGCAATTCGTGTACGTTCAGATTTACTCATTGATGCAAATCCCTGTTTTCCCGAACCAGAGTTGGAACTTCTTCCTGAACTGTTAGAATTTCCAGATCTTCCCGAATTAGATGAGTTTCCACTGCTAGAACCACCTCTTCCTGAACTTGAGTTGCTTCCACGAGAATTACTTCCATAGTTATTGCTGCGTGATCTGCCCGAACCTGAGTTTGAGCTCCTTCCAGAACTATTAGATCTACCTGAATTCCCGCTGTTTGACCTACCGCTTCCGGATCTCGAACTTCCGCTACGGGAACCGCTTCCAGAGGTAAATCTTCCCTGACTATCTCTGTTAGAATTTCTATTCCCTACAGAATTAGACCTTCCGCCTTGTCTATCATCATCGTCATAATCATCATCATCATAGTCATAATCATCATCGTCGTAATCCTCATCATCATAGTCATCATCATAACTGTTTTCATAATCATCCTCGTAATCTGAGAAATCATCATCATAATCTTCGTCTTGCGATGCATCGGTAAAACCATGATCGTAACCTAATTGATACACTTCTTCAAGCGTGGATCTGTCATTCTGCGAAGATCTGTTTCCTGAATTTCTTCTGTTTGAATTTCTGTTGTTCATAACTGATTTTTTAAATTAATATTAAGTGATTACAAAAAATCCTAGACTAGTATTCGGATTTCTTGTATGTGCGTAATGAGTAGCCTTGAATTTTATGCAATTCATGGATTATAAATAAAGAGAGAGAGTTACTTCGATGTAATTATCAAAGTATTTGATGAGTATAAATAAAAATTATCCCGTGGGATTTTCTAAAGGAATTTGAGATTGTTCTAAAACATCTGCAATTTTCTGCAACAAAAATGCAGAAAGTAAATATGCTGTTGCATTACTGGTATTCATAATATATCTGGTTTGGTATACCAAAGCTACATGAATATATTCGGATGCATCTATGACTGAAATCATAATGGCATTTTTTTATCAAAAAATCAATAATAATTATTTAATAAATTATTAACACACAAAATTCAATGTATTTTAAATTTGAAAAATCATCAAACACTTTTTATTCTGAAAACTGTCCATTAATTGCCATTTTATAATAACAAAAAATCTGTTCTATACATAAACAGAACAGATTTTTAAATTGTTGCTAAATTTTCTACTGAAAAATATAACAAAGCCTGTAAAGCTCTGTAAAATACGGATCATTATCATGAAAATGGGTTTTGCTTGGCAACAATTCATCTGCAACAGGAAATTTATACATTTGAGTATGTTCCGAAGGATTCTTTATACTACAGTTGCAATATTTTTTGTCATTTTCCTGATGTTCTTTCAAACTAATGATTTTTACAACTGAATTATTCGAAAACGCAGCCATTTCAAACTGATTTTCATCCAAAGTAAACCAAGGTTCTCCATGATAAAAAAGATGATCTATAATCTGTGGATGCTTATTTTGGGATTGATCTGCTGGAACCGAAGAATGGTAACCTCCGCATTGCAGACAAAGCGCCACCTTAATGTTGATCTGTTTCATAAAATATATTTTGTTATGGCTTGAATCTAACAGATTTTGTGCCATTCAAAAAGTTTTTTTTAAACAAATCGAAAAAGAAAAAAAATGTTTTAAGTAAGAATAATTAAAGTGATTTAATTGTCGTACAAGTGAATAAATTTAGTGTAAATAATTTTTTAATGAATGATATCATCATTCCTATTCCGATGTCTGCAATTTACCTTTAAAACCAAAAATTTCTTTTGAATTAAAAACAATAACGGCTAAAAATATGATGGAATATGCCAATATAGGCAATAATTCCAGCTTTTCATGATACACTGCTCCCGCAAGAATAAAAGCGATGATAGGATTGATATTTAAAATCATCCCAACTTTAGACGACGCAATTCCCGATAATGCATACAGATTCAACAATAACGGAACAATAGTGTACATTACAGCAATGATCTCTATATAGAGATAGAACTTTAATTCAGTAGGAACATTACCTGAGTAAGCCGGGAAAAATGGCAATAAAATGAGAGATGCCAAAATCATGTGAATATTCAGAACGAGAAATTTATCA encodes the following:
- a CDS encoding KGG domain-containing protein; the protein is MNNRNSNRRNSGNRSSQNDRSTLEEVYQLGYDHGFTDASQDEDYDDDFSDYEDDYENSYDDDYDDEDYDDDDYDYDDDDYDDDDRQGGRSNSVGNRNSNRDSQGRFTSGSGSRSGSSRSGSGRSNSGNSGRSNSSGRSSNSGSGRSRSNNYGSNSRGSNSSSGRGGSSSGNSSNSGRSGNSNSSGRSSNSGSGKQGFASMSKSERTRIARMGGQASHGGGSNSGSNSRSGRSGFGGRRNS
- a CDS encoding DUF4142 domain-containing protein, translated to MKNSILTVLAVATIVSCNKKETTIAGSNSDSLTMSTSDSPTTLNDSATTADNMGTDNTMLSSQDKMFADAASTGSMMEVMTGKLAETNASSAAVKSLAAMIVKDHTMAGEELKKWASANNYSLPAAMTTEQQAMFDELKMKKGAEFDKAYAKMMVSDHKKDIDAFKKQSSEGKDTSLKTFASNTVPTLEKHLKEAQKVDSSMK
- a CDS encoding Ppx/GppA phosphatase family protein; protein product: MIIAAIDIGSNAARLLINEVKIQNGKPEFIKLNLLRIPLRLGMDVFTIGKIGEEREKMVIDSMKIFSDLMKVYKVEHYRACATSAMRDADNGKEIIEQVKQTSEISIEIISGDEEATLIYENHVAEGLDKDFAYLYVDVGGGSTELTFYENNKMIYEKSFNIGTIRLLNNLVTENNWKEMKEEIKKNIVSKKPIVAIGSGGNINKVFSMSKTKDGKPISSAHLKKVYKEFNDLTVEERMTKYGFRQDRADVLVPALKIYNNIMNWSEITKIFVPKISVADGLIHHIYNQVKATK
- a CDS encoding ubiquitin family protein produces the protein MISVIDASEYIHVALVYQTRYIMNTSNATAYLLSAFLLQKIADVLEQSQIPLENPTG
- a CDS encoding YciE/YciF ferroxidase family protein → MATKTSNTSDQNSSASDSTQKTSENSTMKVDNATVKKEEMKNAPLHKFFVDALKDIYYAEDAIVSALDKMQEAATTEELKDAFEDHQLQTKKHLSRLEKVFRLIDEKPEKKKCDAIEGIIKEGEEVIKSTETGSMTRDVALIIAAQKVEHYEIATYGGLVQLAITMGHDKAADLLDKTLQEEEDTDYNLTEIAETHINFEAEQED